Within the Pseudomonas putida genome, the region CGACGTCCATGTTCATGTCCAGGCTGAAGCGCAGGGTCAGCACCGAGGCACCGCCAGAACTGGTCGATGCCATCTGGGTCAGGCCCGGCATCTGGCCGAACTGGCGCTCGAGCGGCGCCGTGACGGCACTGGTCATCACCTGCGGGCTGGCGCCCGGATACAGGGTCATGACCCGGATGGTCGGGTAATCGACCTGCGGCAAAGCCGAAACCGGCAGCAGCGTGTACGCGATCAGGCCGGCCAGCACGATGGCCAGCATGCTCAGCGTGGTGGCGACCGGGCGAAGGATGAACAGACGCGACAGGTTCATGCGCCCGCCTTGCCTGCCGCTTCGCTGGTCTGGGCCGAGCCTTTGCTGTCCTGCCCCTGCAGGTGCTGGCCAGGCGTGGCCGGTACCTGCGAGCTGTCCTCAACCACGTCGACCTTGGAGCCCTCGCGCAGACGGTCGGTGCCCTCGAGCACCAGGCGGTCACCCGCCTTCAGGCCTTCGAGGATGACACTGTTCTCACCGTCACTGGGGCCAACCTTGAGCTTGCGCACATTCACCGTGTTGTCGGCAGTGACGACATAGGCGAAGGTGCCGTCGTTGCCGAACTGGATGGCCGCCGCCGGGGCCATGACGACCTGCTTGAGGGTGTCGGCCAACAGGCGCACGTTGACGAACTGGTTGGGGAACAGCGCCATGTCCTTGTTCTCGAAGCGGCCTTTGAACTTCAGGGTACCGGTGGTGATGTCTATCTGGTTGTCGATGCTGGCCAGCACACCCGTGGACTGCAGTTTGCTGTCGCCACGGTCCCAGGCCTCGACCGGCAGGCTTGCACCGCTGCGATAGCGCTCCAGAACCGTGGTCAGCTCGGTTTCCGGCAAGGTGAACGCGACGCTGATCGGTTCGGTCTGGGTGATGACCACCAGTGCGGTGGTGTCATTGGCCGCCACCAGGTTGCCCAGGTCGAGCTGACGCAGGCCCACCCGGCCACTGATCGGCGAGCGGATCTGGGTGAATTCGAGGTTCAGGCGGGCATCGTTGACCTGAGCCTGGTTGGTTTTGACAAGCCCCTGG harbors:
- a CDS encoding MdtA/MuxA family multidrug efflux RND transporter periplasmic adaptor subunit — translated: MQVSVSRSPRRWLVGLLILLLVALLAWWLWPAATPGQHEPGGGRPGKGMGIGMGRPGFGGSTEAVPVRVEPARLGDFPLYYKALGTVTATNTVNVRSRVAGELVKIHFKEGQQVKAGDLLAEIDPRSYRIALQQAEGTLAQNQAQLKNAQVDLARYKGLYAEDSIAKQTLDTAQAQVAQFQGLVKTNQAQVNDARLNLEFTQIRSPISGRVGLRQLDLGNLVAANDTTALVVITQTEPISVAFTLPETELTTVLERYRSGASLPVEAWDRGDSKLQSTGVLASIDNQIDITTGTLKFKGRFENKDMALFPNQFVNVRLLADTLKQVVMAPAAAIQFGNDGTFAYVVTADNTVNVRKLKVGPSDGENSVILEGLKAGDRLVLEGTDRLREGSKVDVVEDSSQVPATPGQHLQGQDSKGSAQTSEAAGKAGA